Below is a genomic region from Phragmites australis chromosome 20, lpPhrAust1.1, whole genome shotgun sequence.
TTATCTACACTTTTTAATGGGCCAAGTGTTCTAACTTCCAACTTCCAAGAGGccaaaaggagaggggagggggattCTATGCGGTGGTTGTCTCCTCGTATAAGTACCATCTGGATGGCCATCATTTATTATCAACATTTATCTCAAAGCAGTGGTGAAATTTACTCAACACTAATCATATATGTTAAGTTTGTAGAATAATTTTTCATTTTGATAAGATTAACTACTTTGATATTCATGTTGAGTACAAGTGGTGGTCATTCAGATGGTGCTGCACTAGCAGACGTATGTAGCCGTTGCATAGAATTTATTTCCAAAAAGAGGTCCCTTTTCACAACAAAACCTGCTAACCGAGGTCATAATCGCAAGTGTGTCGCCTGCGGTATAAAATCAGAGCCACAGGTACCACTTGCTATTGCCACACGACCAAACCGGCTCTGTCCGTACCACTTCGGGCAGCGAGTGACATGGACGAGCTGCTCTCGCCGTGCTCCTCCTTCTCGCCGCACTCGCCGGCATCCTTCTTCTCCCACGCTGGCCACCCGGTCATCGAGTTCGCCTCCTGCGAGGTCCCCGAGCAATGGCTGCTCGGCGACGTCGTGGCCAAGAGCGAGGGCTACGACAACGGAGAGGAGCTGTGGCCCATGGGGTCCTCACTCTCCCCAGACTCTGAGCTCTCCGAGCAGCggcggccgcctcctccgccactgctgcagcagcaggagcCGAGCGTCACGGTCCCGGCGCAGCGGCCGGGGAAGAGGCGCGGACGGAAGCCCGGTCCCCGCCCGGACGGCGCCACCGTGAGCCACGTGGAGGCCGAGCGGCAGCGCCGGGAGAAGCTGAACCGCCGGTTCTGCGACCTCCGCGCCGCCGTCCCCACCGTCTCCCGCATGGACAaggcctccctcctcgccgacgccgccgcctaCATCGCCGAGCTCCGCGCCCGCGTCGCGCGGCTCGAGGCCGAGTCGAGGCGGGCCGCCGCGGCCAGGTGGGAGCCCAGCgtcgcggcctcctcctcctcctgcgccGTCCAAGGCACGGGCGTCGTCGACGAGGCGGTGGAGGTGCGGATGATGGGGCCGGACGCGGCCGCGGTGCGCGCCACGAGCGCGAGCCCGCACGCGCCCGCGCGGCTGATGGGCGCGCTCCGGGCCCTGGATCTTCACGTCCAGCACGCCTGCGTCAGCCGCGTGCACGGCATGACCGTGCAGGACGTGGTCGTGGACGTGCCCGCCGCGCTGCAGGACGACGACGGCCTACGCGCTGCGCTGCTCCAGATGATGCAGGACAGCGACTAGCTACTCCCAGCTGAGCTCGTCTCCACCCGTCCGCCCGTGCAGTACCCACTATTCCTGTGCTCGAACAGTGCGCGAGTCACGTACTGGAGCTCAACGCGTGGCACGGGAGGTGCGTACGTAGATGCTAATGTTAATCAAGGGGATAAAAACGATGGATAAATCTTGGCTAATCCATCTGCTGTGGCTGTCTCTTCCTGTCCATGGAATAAAGTGCACTAGCTATATCTGTTCAAGGACCTGGGCTGTGTCCAGAAAAATTTATCGTCGAAAAAAATCGATAAACCCAATAATCCTGTTTATCAGCAGAGGCCGATAAATTTACTTATCGGCCAAATATTTcggtaattttttaatttgatgttttttattttcgGATTCAACATGCGAGCAACAAAACGTCGGCGCGCAGGCCGTAGGCTGCTAGACGAACCCCTCCAATACTAATTcatttatgtgttattttttatgtcAAATGATTTGGATGCAATCTACATGATTTTCTAGATAAATTGagtcatttttttcaaattttgtccaAAATTTTTTGTCTATCGTTGATAAAATCCCGATAAATCCGATAATCTTGTTTATCGCTAACCTCTGATAAATTTTTTCTTGGTGTGTCATGCTCATGCAAACACAGAAGCATGCATTATATTCTCTTTGGATCCAACATCCATCTGACTTTGACGATGGGTCCAAATAACGCCCAATGATCGACGACAGTGTGTATGTGTTGTTGATCGAATTATTGTGTGTCTGTGTACGTCGTGAGGATTGCGCGCTGGTGCAGGTCTGTACTTGTTTTGGAATGTCATTTTGGGGCCTAGCTTAAGCTTCTGCATGCTTGGATGAATGTGTGGTTGCTGAGAAACTACCTATGCGTCCTTTAGATTATCCCCAAAGGAGTCCCTTCATAGatgagaatcccttcacgaagtGATATTCGTTCTTTTCAGCGTTTCAACGGTTTCCTTTGCGGTTTCTGTCACGAGGAATTCTCAAAGTCATTCCCTCTATAACAGtttctctcttattttctttcACGAATTCCTTTGAACGGAAGttgttagagataagagaaaataaagggaacgAGAACGGGAAGGAGAATCAGGAAAtgaacgaaatgaaggaaatatggttGGGATGGTCTTAGGATCAATCCGGTGGTAGTACTATATATATTACTTTAAGTCTTTAAGAAattgttgtgattttttaaaaaatgattGCAACTGTACTAGGAAGAAGATAGTAAGACACCGGGATTCAGGGATAATGAAATGTTTTTTTCCAAGTTGTGGTGGGATATATTCTGACCTTCATATTAGGATATAAGGTATTGATCAATCTGTGAATCCTCACTGGCTGTGAACAAAGTTCGCATACACTAACTTGACATTTGCAAAATTTGAATCCCAAGTATGAGTCTTTGTTTAAAAAATCAGAAAGGCTTAGTTGGTCATGGGCGTGGATATACCCTAGACCACTTCAATTCGAGTCCTCTCTCTGAGACTCTGATGCAAATTTTGGTACCTATTTCTGCTTTTATTAGTAGCACACATGTAGTTCCTCTTATATAttcattttttgtttgtttgtttgtttaaaaatttgagctggaaattcattttttctATTCAAAAGTTTGAACCCGAGTAAAAAGTTCAAGTTTCTAAATTGAAAGTTTCATTAATTTGGAAGTGTtcactaattatttaatttGTTTCCCCAAAGAACACTTCACACTAGTGTGTTAACAAGTGAACATACATTGGATGATGGATCCCAATTAAGCAGATCGAAATCAGTGGGCTAGGCCATGCAGCATGATCGAAATCAGTAGTTTCTATTGGGCATCGTCCGGAAGAAAACTAAACGTATTTGGATGGTGGGTTTAACTTGTTTTCCTTTGTATCACATGAAAAAAGATGGGAATATATGACCATGTTAAGGACACTTTGATGTGTTGTGCTGTTCCAAACTTCCAATAGCACTTTCAAAGGCCTGTAGCCTTAGACGGATGTGAGTATGGGATGTTCTTGACCTCATCATTACCAACATATATACGTGATATACTTTTGCTACATAGGAGTATTTTGAGTGTAAACATTGAAAGTAAATTATTTTGAACCGACAAAATTGTTTGTACGGGGCACCAAGTAAATGATTGGCCTCAATGTATTGCAGCAGCAGATTGGCAGCGATGCCTCTGTCCTGCTACGCTTGGCTTTTTTGTCCCTTCTTCCAAAAAGGCAGGGGTAGTGTGTGCGAATCCTTGAGGACCTTGGTCGGGTGAGCATTGGATTGTTCAGGAGCTTCTGTACCTTTGTCAATGTAATGCATATCATGACTTATCAAGGCCCACTTGTTTCGTTTGAAGTTAAGTACTTGTATATAAGCATGTTTACATCTATGTTGCTCAAAAAGGTTAACTACAGCATTCATATACAGGCCGGAGTAGCCAGGACGACTGTCCCAAAGGACCAGGGTGTCCTGAATGATGAGCTGAGCTTTTTGTCTCCCCTCGGCTAGATATGATACCGCTAAGTCATTTGGCAGAAGGCAGAACACCTCGTGTCCTTTTCCAAACGATTCAAACAAGAATTAAACCGTAGGTTTTTATCTGTCCAAGAACAGCTAATAATCAGTTGGGGGCTCGGCAGCTCAGTCACAGGACACCACTCACCAACACAAGCAAAGGTAGATAAGAATGGACGACGACAACGTACTAGGGACTTCCTACGCGCGATGATCTTGAGCGTGTGGTGCTGTACCATCGACGAACAGCCGTACTCGGCAGAGAAAGAGGCCTGATCAAAAAAGttgaagggaaaagaaaaaaaggttaGAACTCTACGGTCTCCGCGACCGTGCATGCGCGCGTACGTGTGATGCGTCACACTTGGTGCCATTGGGGCAGCTGTTCACTGGAGACGGGCTCCATCGAGTAGGCTACTGTTCGCCGGAGCAACAGCGAGGGGAAACAGTGGCATCGGTCGCTGTCTGATACAACAAGTGCGTCCAAAAGGCCGGAGATCGATGCTCTCTCCACACATATGTATACCGTAGTAGTATTTTGCATTTATGGTGTAGTATATTATTATATATCTATTGAATAAAATTTTAGTAGTAATTATTGAATCGTGTTTTATTACTAAAATTTTGTTCGGTAGTACTGAAATTTTGTTTAATGGGTATAGAATAATATACTACACTTAGGATATAgaataacatatatatatatatatatacacacataatAAGTATATTGTATCCCTATAACTACTGTATCTACTATTGCATCACCCTCCGATTACAACTTAAACAACTATCAGTTATAATCCGCTAGTTAAACCAGTCACAACCTCGTATCTAGaagtacataattgcaacacgagaagctaataAGTTACGTTTTAGATTGTGCTACGATTACAATCGTATTCCTTAAGTTATACATCATTAGACAAGAAATTCGTTAGAAATTATACTCATCTATAACGCTATtgcaacttaatttttttatttacgtctAGTTATAGCTTACTATCTTACGGATGAtaagttttctattttttaattgtaaCTAAAAGTGACGTGCAGTTAACTAAGTTGGACCtaaacattatatatatatatatatatatatataagctagCTACAATTTTGACATTCTGTGGCCAGACCGGACAACCTAGTCGCGCGCGCTCTGTAAAGAGGAAGCCAATTTTGTTCCATTTGAAGCCGCTAATCATGTCGTTTCGTCTGATTACGCCGCGCGATCGTGTTCCATCCGAAACATCTGAGTGCGCCGCGGGATCTGATCACGGTGCCGCCGTCCCGAATCACCCGCCGCGCAGGAAGCCATCACGTGGGAGCTCTGTGAAAATCACGCCAGTGCCAGTACCACAGATTACAGAATGCAGCATTGATACATTTACAAATTCTGAATCAATGAACAGAATTGCAGCATTGATGTAATTACAACTTTCTAGTCTTTACAAATCGATGCTGTATTTATAGCTTTCTCCTCCGGAAACATTTTGCTCAGTCTCCTCTGCCGTTGGATGTGGATCGGACAGACTTGAAGACGATGTTTGCACTGGATGAGGCGTTTGAACCAAAAATTTCGTCTACAACTCTGCTTCTACCAATGCTGACATCATTTGGATCCATCTCAGACGTACTTTCTGGGCAATCACGAGAAAGATCTCCAGACTTTTTGCATttgtaacatattttttatgttggtACAACAGGTAAAAAAGCAACTCCGCCCCGTACTGTGATTCCTTGTGCTGCAATGGTAATTGTGAGAGAGGTTTGTAAGTGAAATTTCTATGATTTACGATAACATCCATTTTCAGATAAAAATTGAATTGGAATGAAACAGAGACGAACCAGCTCTATATTCGTTTGCCCGAGTGGTCTCGTCACCTGAAACCATGATAAAAAGAACAAATATTTAGATCACTTGACGATTCCAACAGAACACGAAgataaaaaaacatttaaatATGTAGTACCCGAGCCATCCAAATTATTAAATTGTGTTGCACAGAACCATGAAGCGGAACATAGCAATTAGCAAAAACATCAAAATCTCCCATATTTGTATTTCTCTCATATGTTTGGCTACCAATGCATGAAGCAATAGAATTGCGCATCTGCCAACAGATAGAATGGAAGTGATCAAACCAGTGCATGTCAGATCATTTATATGGCCAAAATTACTACACGGCAACTGTGGAATTAATTTATTTACAATAATACTGGCAAGGAAATAATACACGCTAGTAGATAAAATTTGTATTTAGAAACTAGTAATAATTTAGATGCTACAGAGCCTTGAGGTACAGGTAAACATGAAGTTGAGTGTTACCTCAACCAGAGCGCAATATCTCTTATCGAGCTTAGATGTCATGCGAACAGCCTCGGTGTGGAACTGAGAATTCTCACCGACAAAATTAAAGGTTCCATACTGAAGGCCTGAAGCTGATTCAGCTGTTCTGTCCTGGAAAATCATTTAAAAGCAAATCAGGATTTTTCAACAATTAGTTGCGTCGTTGTTGCCACTGAAATTATTGAAACAAGCAAGTGTGAAATGTGTTCATACTCATTCATTGTCTGCATCAAATGCCATATTTTCATGCTCTGCCGCTGATCTAGCAACTACAAAATGTAGAATGTGAAATGTGTTGGTGGACAAGGAGACCAGGCGCAGCGGCAGCCCTTCCAGACGCCTGCTCTTTGCAGATCGATCGAAACTAGAATCCATCCGGTTGGAACACATCCAGTTCTTCAATCTACGCTACCACGGCTCAAAATTTAGTGGGCAAGCATGGCAAAGTATCCTGAACATCACACACAAGAAGGGAACAAGCAAGGCGACGAGAGCTCCGAGGAGCTTCGGGGCGCGGCGGGCAAACTCGAGGAAGTAGCGGAAGAATGGAGTGGAAGGGGAACGAAAGGCTTTGTGGTGCTCGATTTTGGATTGATTTGGGCGGAGAGATCAAAGGGAAAAGATAAGAGATCTCAAAAGATAAAGGGCATGCCTACCTATCTCACAGGCGCTTCAGAAAAGAGGAAATGATTAgttggatgaagaagaagacagagggATGACGTGGGGCCCACGAGGAAGATTTTGTGCGGGAGTGGAGCTGGAGCCGATGGGCACGGCTGAGCCCTTCGCAGTCGATCGGACGGCCGGCGTGGTATACATGAAAACATAAGACTATCCTAATTATATTCCCTTCGTTCATTTCCTTCATGATTCTCTTTTTCATTTtcgttcaatttttttttatctataacagtttttttaaaaaaaattataaaagaaaagaagaaataatATCATCTAAAGAGAATGAACTTGAGAATCTATTCGTGATAGAAACCGTAAAGAAAAACTGTTGGAGTAATAAAGAGAATAAACTACGAAAGGACTCCCTTATGATGAtctaagacaaaaaaaaaatcctatgggtatctttttctttgagaaaccaagttgatcTTCATTCATATATTATGTAAAAGATTACATCGAAGACCTTGCAACGACATTGctgaaaaagattaaaaaaaaatacatcatgGTCCTTGCAAGGGTCTCTCGGTCATCTTCGTCACTGGCGATCGGAGCTGCAGCTTGAAGCTGACACCCTTTCCGATGAACAAGCTTTGAAGTTTCCATGCCACGAGTAACACATTGAAAGACATGCATTTGAACCGCTGAACGCTCAGGCACTTCagtgctactggcagaagcatCGTCGAAGGACGCAGGATCAGACGCATCAAGCATCACAGACGATCCCAAATCATCGAACAATGAAGCAACCCAAAAGAGAATAAAATCGCCGGAGCGGGTAGATTCTAGACACCAATCCGATTTCCCGGATAGGTGGAGGACAAACCTCACAGGAGAAACACTGGATCCGACAACGACTCCAGAAATCCCTTGGAGGGAGAATACACACATGCCAGAGAGTAATCCAATGATGAAAAACAAAAGCATCTTTACTAAAAACTGAGCACTGGAGATAACCTTGAAGGAGCCGGCAGTGACTTGATCCATGAAAGCAGACGCAGTTGACGACGGACGAGACACGAGCGATGCAGCGACACGCAAGTCCGcctccagcagcagcatcagCTCGGCCACCAACACCGCCGCCACCCCCAACAAGCTCCAGAAACCCAACTTCAAAAGATCTACAGCTAAACTACTAGAATAGAAGCCTACTACCTACACCGGGCGTCAATTCCTCCGGCCCCTTCCCACTCTGGCGCCCGGAGAGGTCGCTGGCGGCAAGAGGATGCGGGAATCGACGCCGAAACGAAGAATCGTCTAGGCGTCTCCTTTCGCCTCTGAAGCTTAGGGAAAACTCGCGAAGGTGTAACGACGATGCATCTGCAATCCTATGGGTACCTGATCACTAGGAGGCAGGGCGCGGATGAGGCAGGAGATCAGCAGCGGCCTGAGCCAGGAGAAACAATGCGCACAATTTTAACTAGGAATCACGGCACGTGGCACGAAAACTATTAAATTTGCGGTATGAAGGTGCGAAAATATTTTCATTGTTTGAACATATGAAATTTTCCATAACTCGTGGAGCCGTAGCACAGAGAGTATAATATCGCGGTGCGCTGGATCGAGCACAACACATCGCGCTACTGCAGTGCGTCGAGCAACAGGAGGGTCCAGTTGGCAATCGCCTTTGTTCGATCTTACACTAGTTTTTTTAAGCCTTAACACCGAATATAAGATATAGTATCTGAAGGCACATCAAGCACACATCGTaccttatatatatacacccgtATACATCTTAAGATATATATTAGATCTACAACTTATGCACGCACATTTACCGAAGAGATTCACGAAGCCTCCAACTCTATAGCAACGGGCACATCGCAAATCCTACACCAGGTTTGTCTAAGACAAGAATTTTGATCTCCTAAGTACTTATTGGTGATTACAAGCTACTAGTCACATGTTTGTATCTTACACGGGTCTAAACAGCTTCCACAGCAGCGGCCGGATGCGAGAGAGTAGCACGATGTCCTCGGTTCCTCACAGTTGTAAGACGCACCTTTTCCCACATAGCCAGGGTTTACAAAATcgttcaaaggtttgaatgtGAACCTCAGCAAATTAACAAAATTTACGAAAATCGAGCAGTATTCAacaaaatttgaagaaaattCACAAACCAAAATTTGAATCTGGCGACCGGTTTAGATCAAATAGAGAATGAAAATTTGTCAAATTCCACCGAAAACCAAGCGAATTCCGCCAAAAACCGAGCAAATTCAACCGAAAACCAATCATTTCTTTTGGAAAGCTACCGACTTGAAAACTGATTGGTTTTGTCGAAAACCGCTCAGTTTGAGACAAAAACCGAACGGTTTGAGATGAAAATCGAACAGTTTTTGCTGAAAATTGTAGAATTGCGCAATAAATgttagaaaatctagaaaaatgaaGGGGAAATGTGGAAATCATGAAATTTTTTGGCATGacattttctataattttaagTTGTAGACAACACAATTAACAATAATCAACATTATAGCATATGCCATCAACAACACAATTGTGACCTTTTGCTTTTTCCCCCCTATTATTTCATTCGGTTGCATCGccaaaatgcatataaatctaATGgatgtttctagtttttttttcttcatattttccaattcaaatttcaaaatttctGAATTGTACCAAATTCGAAAATGATTTACCGTTTCGAGCTACAAAGAATTGATGGAAATTTGCAAATTTCTCTTGATATTCGACGAATTTTCAAAACCTGCACACAGCTGGACACTGGAGGCACTTACGTTGACAACTTGCCTCCCCACGAGTGGTACCGCCTGACTGATTCACACCTTCGCTATACAACCATCGTCAAGTGCAGCAGCCTCGACCTCGTCCAGATGCTCCAGCTTCAGCACGCAAGCTAAAGTGTGGCCGAGGCGGGGCTCAGGGTTAGGGTAGGGGTCAGgcttcaaggtttttttttcgcCTCTAACAGtccaagccaaaatttggctgtgctttgaaaaaatttgaccgGTCAAAATTTTTCTATAGCAAAGCTAGACATGATTTTAGCATCCAAAATGGTCACCCCGATTTTTGGCTGGCCAAAATTTTGGTTCAGTCTTAAACCAAATACTATTCTAGTTACTTCGATTTTAACATGATCCAAATTTTGATATGGCTAAATTTTAACTTGGCTTTTTAGGGATGAGAACCAAACAGCCCTTAATTCCTTCACTTTTTCTGTTTCCGTTTTTGGTTGTAACCTGTACAACTTTTATTCCTACTTTCAATGAAAATCACTAGGTTAAGTCATCTCCTGGGCGAAACTATCATTGCTTATCACCTTTCTACTTCCTCTCCGTCCGGTTATCTTTAGTAAGCACAACTCGACTGAGAAACCACATAGTAAAAACTTTAACCTTCATTGGAAACTTCAGCTTCTACAAATTATGATGAG
It encodes:
- the LOC133902224 gene encoding transcription factor MYC1-like is translated as MDELLSPCSSFSPHSPASFFSHAGHPVIEFASCEVPEQWLLGDVVAKSEGYDNGEELWPMGSSLSPDSELSEQRRPPPPPLLQQQEPSVTVPAQRPGKRRGRKPGPRPDGATVSHVEAERQRREKLNRRFCDLRAAVPTVSRMDKASLLADAAAYIAELRARVARLEAESRRAAAARWEPSVAASSSSCAVQGTGVVDEAVEVRMMGPDAAAVRATSASPHAPARLMGALRALDLHVQHACVSRVHGMTVQDVVVDVPAALQDDDGLRAALLQMMQDSD
- the LOC133902012 gene encoding uncharacterized protein LOC133902012 translates to MTSKLDKRYCALVEMRNSIASCIGSQTYERNTNMGDFDVFANCYVPLHGSVQHNLIIWMARVTRPLGQTNIELHKESQYGAELLFYLLYQHKKYVTNAKSLEIFLVIAQKVRLRWIQMMSALVEAEL